From Nitrospira sp., a single genomic window includes:
- a CDS encoding nitrite reductase, copper-containing has protein sequence MPKSLLHNMRHAGLISALVMAPCLAINAGVVSAETIQAQLTKAPNVPAPITRTQPATVVVNLEASEWVGPISDDNNYEFWGINGMVPGPMIRVMVGDTVEIRLKNKSGSKQSHNLDFTKVSGGAALVNAEPGKEAQITFKAANQGVFIYQSSTAAPSNIQHVLSGMHGLIVVEPVGGLKPVEKEFYVMQSEFYMKDGKKNDTLVYSEQKVKEADASYIVHNGHMTALVKVPLRSKVGETTRWFYGNAGVNFDSSWHVIGEMLDRVWPAGNVAKAPLEHIQSTLVTPGEATLGEFKGEMPGTFVSVDHSLFRTEKGALGLLKIDGPTNPALFKGL, from the coding sequence ATGCCCAAGAGTTTGTTGCATAACATGCGTCATGCCGGATTGATCAGCGCATTGGTCATGGCTCCGTGTCTTGCCATCAATGCAGGCGTAGTATCAGCGGAGACCATCCAGGCCCAACTCACGAAGGCACCCAATGTCCCCGCTCCGATCACGCGAACCCAGCCCGCAACCGTCGTGGTCAACCTGGAAGCGTCCGAGTGGGTGGGTCCGATTAGCGACGACAATAATTATGAGTTCTGGGGTATTAATGGAATGGTGCCAGGGCCGATGATTCGCGTCATGGTGGGCGATACGGTTGAAATCCGCTTGAAGAATAAGAGCGGCAGCAAGCAGAGCCACAATCTTGACTTCACGAAGGTCAGTGGTGGAGCAGCCTTGGTGAATGCGGAGCCCGGGAAGGAAGCTCAGATCACATTTAAGGCCGCCAACCAAGGTGTCTTTATCTATCAGTCCTCCACTGCAGCGCCATCCAACATACAACATGTTTTGAGTGGCATGCACGGCTTGATCGTCGTTGAGCCGGTTGGTGGGCTGAAGCCTGTCGAAAAAGAGTTCTATGTCATGCAGAGCGAATTCTACATGAAGGATGGCAAGAAGAACGATACCCTGGTTTATTCAGAGCAAAAGGTGAAAGAGGCGGATGCGTCTTATATCGTGCATAATGGCCATATGACCGCACTGGTCAAAGTTCCGCTCCGATCCAAAGTAGGAGAGACCACTCGATGGTTTTATGGCAATGCCGGAGTCAACTTTGATTCTTCGTGGCACGTCATTGGTGAGATGTTAGACCGGGTCTGGCCCGCAGGTAACGTGGCAAAAGCGCCACTTGAGCATATCCAAAGCACCCTGGTGACACCTGGTGAAGCAACCCTAGGAGAATTTAAAGGCGAAATGCCCGGGACGTTTGTTTCGGTTGACCACTCGCTCTTCCGCACCGAAAAAGGCGCCCTTGGCCTGCTGAAGATCGATGGTCCAACCAATCCTGCCCTGTTCAAAGGGCTGTAG
- a CDS encoding DUF1566 domain-containing protein — protein sequence MKSRRSNWVSGIGAVGLAVGCLALAGFGSGATPAEAATSENARFTVLESMNNEGALDNETGLVWEVIPTRAMTVWKSAAGVCAKKTVGGKKDWRLPTLKELETLADHTIYPPPALPTGHPFSNIEFHGYWTSTEHEDYSFSAWDVNFDYGIIGNDFKINKNFVWCVRDNK from the coding sequence ATGAAAAGCAGAAGAAGCAACTGGGTGAGCGGCATCGGGGCTGTTGGGCTGGCTGTCGGATGCCTGGCGCTGGCTGGTTTCGGCTCAGGAGCCACCCCCGCTGAAGCGGCTACGTCGGAAAACGCGCGGTTCACCGTGCTAGAGTCCATGAATAATGAGGGGGCGTTGGATAATGAGACGGGGCTGGTCTGGGAGGTAATCCCGACGAGAGCCATGACGGTTTGGAAAAGTGCCGCCGGTGTCTGCGCGAAAAAGACCGTCGGTGGCAAGAAAGACTGGCGCCTGCCCACACTCAAAGAGTTGGAGACCCTGGCGGATCACACGATCTATCCTCCCCCGGCCCTCCCAACTGGCCACCCATTCTCCAACATCGAGTTTCATGGCTATTGGACGTCGACGGAACACGAAGACTATTCGTTTAGTGCGTGGGACGTCAACTTCGACTATGGCATCATCGGCAACGATTTTAAGATCAACAAGAACTTTGTCTGGTGTGTGCGCGATAATAAGTAG
- a CDS encoding cytochrome C — translation MSGKAGTFIVGGVVGILLIAVVFGGEAAVSRTEFCISCHSEIYPYEELKKSSHYGALGADPGCKDCHVPQGFSNFHKAIYTHVVDGLPFLIKEFTTDYSTVEKFNEHRPEAAFRARMKLKEWDSLTCRACHKNVKAPGASAKAAHAKMQTEGATCIDCHQNLVHKKVPEHDLNASLAQDKPVLKVEKKKKDDDEDDKD, via the coding sequence ATGTCAGGGAAGGCCGGTACGTTCATTGTCGGGGGAGTGGTCGGCATCCTGTTGATCGCGGTGGTCTTCGGGGGTGAAGCCGCTGTCTCAAGAACAGAGTTCTGCATTAGTTGCCATTCAGAAATTTATCCGTATGAGGAGTTGAAGAAGTCCTCTCACTATGGGGCCCTTGGGGCGGATCCTGGTTGTAAAGATTGCCATGTGCCACAAGGCTTCTCCAACTTCCATAAAGCCATCTATACCCACGTGGTTGACGGGCTGCCCTTCCTCATTAAGGAATTCACCACCGACTACTCGACGGTGGAAAAATTCAATGAGCATCGCCCAGAGGCGGCCTTTCGGGCCAGGATGAAATTGAAAGAGTGGGACAGTCTCACGTGCAGGGCCTGCCACAAGAATGTGAAAGCGCCAGGTGCGTCAGCCAAGGCTGCGCATGCAAAAATGCAGACCGAAGGCGCCACGTGTATCGACTGCCACCAGAACTTGGTGCACAAGAAAGTTCCAGAGCACGATCTCAATGCCAGCTTGGCGCAGGACAAGCCGGTATTGAAGGTTGAAAAGAAGAAGAAAGACGATGATGAGGACGACAAGGATTAG
- a CDS encoding cytochrome C554 — translation MTIALAATALFAVLVGTASAEGTFEGRKKCYNCHKGEGESWDKTLHAKAMDSLKATRGKKKDEAMVKAKLDPKKDYTKDKDCVGCHVTGFGKEGGYTVEEPEKFVTGVSCESCHGAGSDYRKIHRKAGEAYEKSKKETPRESLAEAGQDFEFVEKCSACHLNYEGSPWKGAKKPYTPFTPTVDKKYSFDFEKYVRDDKAMHTHFKLEGTFTGPPSPKFHEEFQKSAKPAVKADKAEEE, via the coding sequence ATGACAATCGCACTCGCCGCTACGGCGTTGTTCGCTGTCTTAGTCGGAACCGCCTCTGCTGAAGGTACATTTGAAGGTAGGAAGAAGTGTTATAACTGCCACAAGGGCGAAGGAGAGTCGTGGGATAAGACCCTTCATGCCAAAGCTATGGATTCGCTCAAAGCCACAAGAGGCAAGAAAAAAGACGAGGCCATGGTTAAGGCAAAGCTTGATCCTAAGAAGGATTACACCAAAGACAAAGATTGCGTGGGCTGTCACGTCACCGGCTTTGGGAAAGAGGGCGGTTACACGGTTGAAGAGCCGGAGAAGTTCGTGACGGGAGTAAGCTGTGAATCATGCCATGGAGCCGGAAGCGACTATCGTAAGATCCACCGGAAGGCCGGGGAGGCCTACGAAAAGTCCAAGAAGGAAACCCCTCGTGAGTCTCTGGCTGAAGCTGGACAGGACTTTGAATTCGTCGAAAAGTGCAGCGCCTGTCACCTGAACTATGAAGGGTCGCCCTGGAAGGGTGCGAAGAAGCCCTATACGCCATTTACCCCAACTGTCGACAAGAAGTACTCGTTTGATTTTGAAAAGTATGTGCGAGACGACAAGGCGATGCACACCCATTTCAAGCTCGAAGGAACATTCACTGGCCCTCCATCTCCGAAATTCCACGAGGAATTCCAGAAGAGTGCCAAGCCAGCGGTGAAGGCCGACAAGGCTGAGGAGGAATAA
- the haoB gene encoding hydroxylamine oxidation protein HaoB, which translates to MTIDAAQTMESALTRQSSRVLPLLGIVLVAGGFLLLGWVAFLWFDPGPSPYHYRLVEEGGVDKFPKLELGPWSDLSISKQEVHIEGMEEPVASAYLARRGNTKPVMLAWENHVGEPMVFVDSKLSELSILAPVISKNLPKDATILAWWDTSRQIQILTGSETVFTSHLSEPLITPTLWRQRTEAIAKYERDFWGSSPSEEEKRKFQRFADALLAEPTEGAAILRELTGGREGYVVVHISDLYKLGMMRPDGIGVAYKDFTVKGSGDVHGLNVMVKRWQSDNKFTSHTVHGLSETNVRAYFLTDDKSVKTLLAQMLPMTTSLILELKPLEMVYKEGGYLVYKIPSAQPSNN; encoded by the coding sequence GTGACAATAGACGCCGCGCAGACGATGGAATCAGCGCTGACGCGGCAAAGCAGTAGAGTCCTCCCGTTGCTAGGAATAGTCCTAGTGGCGGGAGGATTTCTTTTGCTTGGTTGGGTTGCATTTCTGTGGTTCGATCCAGGTCCATCCCCGTATCACTATCGCTTGGTGGAAGAAGGCGGTGTTGATAAGTTTCCAAAGCTTGAGCTAGGTCCATGGTCTGACCTAAGCATTAGTAAACAAGAGGTTCACATAGAAGGAATGGAGGAACCGGTAGCCTCCGCCTATCTAGCTCGCCGTGGAAATACAAAGCCCGTGATGCTCGCCTGGGAAAATCACGTTGGCGAACCAATGGTCTTTGTCGACAGTAAGCTCTCCGAGCTGTCCATATTGGCACCCGTGATTTCCAAGAATCTGCCGAAAGACGCAACCATCCTGGCCTGGTGGGACACTTCGCGCCAGATTCAAATCTTGACCGGGTCAGAGACGGTCTTCACCTCCCATCTCAGTGAACCTCTTATCACGCCGACGCTCTGGCGTCAGCGAACCGAGGCCATCGCGAAATACGAACGCGACTTCTGGGGCTCTTCGCCAAGCGAAGAAGAGAAGCGCAAATTTCAACGTTTTGCTGACGCCCTATTGGCAGAGCCAACAGAGGGTGCAGCGATCCTTCGAGAATTGACCGGCGGGCGTGAAGGCTATGTCGTAGTCCACATCTCAGATCTCTACAAACTTGGGATGATGCGCCCCGATGGCATCGGTGTCGCCTATAAGGACTTCACCGTAAAGGGGAGTGGGGATGTGCATGGGCTCAATGTGATGGTAAAGCGTTGGCAATCGGACAACAAGTTCACCTCCCATACGGTGCATGGACTCTCGGAGACTAACGTGCGCGCCTACTTCCTTACGGATGACAAGAGCGTGAAGACGCTGCTCGCACAGATGCTGCCTATGACGACCTCGTTGATTCTGGAACTTAAACCCCTCGAGATGGTCTACAAAGAGGGAGGCTATTTAGTGTATAAGATTCCATCTGCACAGCCCTCGAATAACTAA